The following coding sequences lie in one Drosophila bipectinata strain 14024-0381.07 chromosome XR, DbipHiC1v2, whole genome shotgun sequence genomic window:
- the LOC138927780 gene encoding uncharacterized protein, with protein MLVLQLNLNHCRAAQDVLSQTARETKMDIALLSEPHRTGSDNRWAVDLSGKAAIWSCGVTGATMHSVHSAEGFVRARIGGAWLNSCYMAPSLTTNEFERMMDCLGNDIRGRSDVLVAGDFNAWAQDWGCPRINARGRVVRETLASLDLVLLNEGNQHTWFSRARAGSIIDLTFASPSIATGANWRISGSFTASDHEAILCSIGSPQERPREPNPRGYRVDTLQARNFTEAARDIGNVLPSGANKMAATVETTLLFTGGASR; from the coding sequence ATGCTAGTGCTTCAGCTGAACCTGAACCACTGCAGGGCGGCTCAAGATGTGCTGTCGCAGACTGCGAGGGAGACGAAGATGGACATAGCGCTCCTAAGCGAGCCCCATAGGACTGGTTCAGACAACCGCTGGGCAGTTGACCTATCAGGGAAGGCTGCCATCTGGAGCTGCGGCGTAACCGGCGCGACAATGCACTCAGTGCACAGTGCGGAGGGATTCGTAAGGGCTCGGATAGGTGGGGCATGGCTTAACAGCTGCTACATGGCACCTAGCCTAACCACCAATgagtttgagcgcatgatggactGCCTGGGAAATGATATCAGAGGCCGTTCTGACGTCCTGGTAGCAGGGGACTTCAACGCGTGGGCGCAGGACTGGGGCTGCCCGAGGATAAATGCCAGAGGGAGAGTGGTCAGAGAAACCTTAGCCTCACTCGATCTTGTACTGCTGAACGAAGGAAACCAGCACACCTGGTTCAGCAGAGCCAGAGCAGGATCCATCATAGACCTCACGTTCGCAAGCCCCTCGATAGCGACTGGCGCTAACTGGAGGATAAGCGGCAGCTTTACGGCCAGCGACCACGAAGCAATATTGTGCTCAATTGGTAGCCCACAAGAACGACCGAGGGAACCGAATCCACGAGGCTACAGAGTCGATACGCTCCAGGCGAGGAACTTCACTGAGGCAGCGCGCGACATCGGTAACGTCCTACCAAGCGGAGCCAACAAAATGGCCGCTACCGTAGAAACCACGCTCCTGTTTACTGGTGGAGCGTCGAGATAG
- the LOC138927781 gene encoding uncharacterized protein has translation MLVLQLNLNHCRAAQDVLSQTARETKMDIALLSEPHRTGSDNRWAVDLSGKAAIWSCGVTGATMHSVHSAEGFVRARIGGAWLNSCYMAPSLTTNEFERMMDCLGNDIRGRSDVLVAGDFNAWAQDWGCPRINARGRVVRETLASLDLVLLNEGNQHTWFSRARAGSIIDLTFASPSIATGANWRISGSFTASDHEAILCSIGSPQERPREPNPRGYRVDTLQARNFTEAARDIGNVLPSGANKMAATVETTLLFTGGASRLAPSEQTA, from the coding sequence ATGCTAGTGCTTCAGCTGAACCTGAACCACTGCAGGGCGGCTCAAGATGTGCTGTCGCAGACTGCGAGGGAGACGAAGATGGACATAGCGCTCCTAAGCGAGCCCCATAGGACTGGTTCAGACAACCGCTGGGCAGTTGACCTATCAGGGAAGGCTGCCATCTGGAGCTGCGGCGTAACCGGCGCGACAATGCACTCAGTGCACAGTGCGGAGGGATTCGTAAGGGCTCGGATAGGTGGGGCATGGCTTAACAGCTGCTACATGGCACCTAGCCTAACCACCAATgagtttgagcgcatgatggactGCCTGGGAAATGATATCAGAGGCCGTTCTGACGTCCTGGTAGCAGGGGACTTCAACGCGTGGGCGCAGGACTGGGGCTGCCCGAGGATAAATGCCAGAGGGAGAGTGGTCAGAGAAACCTTAGCCTCACTCGATCTTGTACTGCTGAACGAAGGAAACCAGCACACCTGGTTCAGCAGAGCCAGAGCAGGATCCATCATAGACCTCACGTTCGCAAGCCCCTCGATAGCGACTGGCGCTAACTGGAGGATAAGCGGCAGCTTTACGGCCAGCGACCACGAAGCAATATTGTGCTCAATTGGTAGCCCACAAGAACGACCGAGGGAACCGAATCCACGAGGCTACAGAGTCGATACGCTCCAGGCGAGGAACTTCACTGAGGCAGCGCGCGACATCGGTAACGTCCTACCAAGCGGAGCCAACAAAATGGCCGCTACCGTAGAAACCACGCTCCTGTTTACTGGTGGAGCGTCGAGATTGGCTCCATCCGAGCAGACTGCATGA